In Calypte anna isolate BGI_N300 chromosome 28, bCalAnn1_v1.p, whole genome shotgun sequence, a single window of DNA contains:
- the MOB3A gene encoding MOB kinase activator 3A, protein MSHALKQVFNKDKTFRPKRKFEPGTQRFELHKKAQASLNAGLDLKLAVQLPPGEEQNDWVAVHVVDFFNRINLIYGTISDYCTEQSCPVMSGGPKYEYRWQDEHKYRKPTALSAPQYMNLLMDWIEVQINNEDIFPTNVGTPFPKNFLPVVKKILSRLFRVFVHVYIHHFDRITQMGSEAHVNTCYKHFYYFVKEFNLIDTKELEPLKEMTSRMCH, encoded by the exons ATGTCCCATGCTTTAAAGCAAGTGTTCAATAAAGACAAAACCTTCCGGCCGAAGCGCAAGTTTGAGCCGGGAACTCAGCGGTTTGAGCTGCACAAGAAGGCCCAAGCTTCCCTCAACGCTGGCCTGGACTTGAAACTTGCTGTGCAGCTGCCACCAGGGGAGGAGCAGAACGACTGGGTGGCCGTGCACGTCGTGGACTTCTTCAACCGCATCAACCTGATCTATGGCACCATCAGTGACTACTGCACAGAGCAGTCCTGCCCTGTCATGTCGGGGGGACCCAAGTACGAGTACCGCTGGCAGGACGAGCACAAGTACAGGAAACCCACGGCCCTGTCTGCCCCCCAGTACATGAACCTCCTGATGGACTGGATTGAGGTACAGATCAACAACGAGGACATCTTTCCCACCAACGTTG GTACTCCCTTCCCCAAGAACTTCCTCCCAGTGGTGAAGAAGATTCTCTCCAGGCTCTTCCGAGTCTTTGTCCATGTCTACATCCACCATTTTGATAGGATCACCCAGATGGGGTCAGAAGCCCATGTGAACACATGCTACAAGCACTTTTACTACTTTGTGAAAGAGTTTAATCTCATAGACACCAAGGAGCTGGAACCACTG AAGGAAATGACCTCTCGGATGTGCCACTGA